A genomic segment from Nocardia cyriacigeorgica GUH-2 encodes:
- a CDS encoding cytochrome c oxidase assembly protein produces the protein MSSPQGPSAETDVELARPGSATTFAALGVLAGAITAVVAALVVGLSAAEALTLLGIPDPGPLTTYGMPAVRALSDLFAALTVGSLLFAAFLIPPQSSGLLDVGGYRAVRRASNMALAWACCAALLVPLTVSDTTGRPVREVLAPTDLWGAIDQVALAGAWRTTVIFALIVAVGCRLALRWGWTPVLFGAAIATMMPLAFTGHSSSGGSHDVATNSLILHLISAAIWVGGLFAVLAHALRDGTHTDIAARRFSGIATVAFVVIAASGVINSWVRVPLDELFTSTYGRLVLAKAAALIVLGVFGYFQRRAALPALAADPKDRSALIRFAAVEVLIFAATIGLAAGLGRTPPPPPRTVPTPVEVELGYELAGPPTVARLLFDWRFDLIFGTIAIVLAVLYLLGVRRLHTRGDAWPIGRTIAWLSGCVILLFTTSSGVGRYMPAMFSVHMGAHMALSMLVPILLALGGAVTLALRALPPAGRGGVPGPREWILAAVHNPVSRALTQPVVASVIFVGGFYALYLGGIFDNFVDSHAAHLLMNLHFLLSGYLFYWVVIGIDPKPRQVQPLTKLGMVFGSLPFHAFFGVALMSTTTVLGGWFYRSLGLDWNTDLLGDQRTGGSLAWASGEVPLVVVMLALLIQWSRSDQRLAQRTDRAAERDHDAELAAHNAMFAELAQRDRAVRK, from the coding sequence ATGTCGTCACCGCAGGGCCCGTCCGCCGAAACCGACGTCGAGCTCGCTCGGCCGGGTTCGGCGACGACCTTCGCGGCGCTGGGTGTGCTGGCCGGTGCGATCACCGCGGTGGTAGCCGCACTGGTGGTCGGTTTGTCGGCCGCCGAGGCGCTGACGCTGCTCGGTATTCCCGATCCCGGACCGCTGACCACCTACGGTATGCCTGCGGTGCGCGCGCTGTCGGATCTGTTCGCCGCGCTGACGGTCGGCTCGCTGCTGTTCGCCGCGTTCCTCATCCCGCCGCAATCGAGTGGCCTGCTCGACGTCGGTGGCTATCGCGCGGTGCGCCGGGCCTCGAATATGGCGTTGGCCTGGGCGTGTTGCGCCGCGCTGCTGGTTCCGCTGACGGTGTCCGACACGACCGGGCGCCCTGTGCGGGAGGTGCTCGCGCCGACAGATCTGTGGGGTGCGATCGATCAGGTCGCGCTCGCGGGCGCGTGGCGCACGACGGTGATCTTCGCGTTGATCGTCGCGGTCGGTTGCCGGCTGGCGCTGCGCTGGGGCTGGACGCCGGTGCTGTTCGGCGCCGCCATCGCCACCATGATGCCGCTGGCGTTCACCGGCCATTCGTCGTCGGGCGGGTCACATGACGTGGCCACCAACAGTCTGATCCTGCATCTGATCTCGGCGGCGATCTGGGTGGGCGGACTGTTCGCGGTGCTCGCGCACGCACTGCGTGACGGTACCCACACCGATATCGCCGCCCGCCGGTTCTCCGGGATCGCGACCGTGGCGTTCGTCGTCATCGCGGCCAGCGGCGTCATCAATTCCTGGGTGCGGGTCCCGCTGGACGAGCTGTTCACCAGCACCTACGGCCGGCTGGTGCTGGCCAAGGCCGCCGCGCTCATAGTGCTCGGCGTGTTCGGCTACTTCCAGCGGCGCGCGGCGCTTCCGGCGCTGGCCGCCGATCCGAAGGACCGCTCGGCGCTGATCCGCTTCGCCGCGGTCGAGGTGCTGATCTTCGCCGCGACCATCGGCCTGGCCGCCGGGCTGGGCCGCACGCCGCCACCGCCGCCGCGTACGGTGCCGACTCCGGTGGAGGTGGAACTCGGCTATGAACTGGCCGGACCGCCCACGGTGGCGCGACTGCTGTTCGACTGGCGCTTCGATCTGATCTTCGGAACCATCGCGATCGTGCTCGCGGTGCTGTATCTGCTCGGAGTGCGCCGGCTGCACACACGCGGCGACGCCTGGCCGATCGGACGCACGATTGCCTGGCTGTCGGGCTGCGTCATCCTGCTGTTCACGACCTCCTCGGGCGTCGGCCGGTACATGCCCGCCATGTTCAGCGTGCACATGGGCGCGCATATGGCGCTGTCGATGCTGGTGCCGATCCTGCTGGCACTCGGCGGCGCGGTGACCCTCGCGCTGCGCGCGCTGCCGCCCGCCGGTCGCGGCGGAGTGCCGGGACCGCGCGAATGGATCCTGGCTGCGGTGCACAACCCGGTGTCGCGGGCGCTGACCCAGCCGGTGGTGGCCTCGGTCATCTTCGTCGGCGGTTTCTACGCCCTCTACTTGGGTGGCATCTTCGACAACTTCGTCGACTCGCACGCCGCCCACTTGTTGATGAACCTGCACTTCCTGTTGAGCGGCTACCTCTTCTACTGGGTGGTGATCGGCATCGATCCCAAGCCCCGGCAGGTGCAACCGCTGACCAAACTGGGCATGGTGTTCGGTTCCTTGCCGTTCCACGCCTTCTTCGGTGTCGCCCTGATGAGCACCACCACCGTGCTCGGCGGCTGGTTCTATCGCAGCCTCGGCCTGGACTGGAACACCGATTTGCTCGGCGACCAGCGCACCGGCGGCAGCCTGGCCTGGGCCAGCGGCGAGGTGCCGCTGGTGGTGGTGATGCTGGCGCTGCTGATCCAGTGGTCGCGCAGCGATCAGCGACTGGCCCAGCGCACCGACCGGGCGGCCGAACGCGATCACGACGCGGAGCTTGCCGCGCACAACGCCATGTTCGCCGAACTCGCCCAACGCGACCGGGCGGTGCGCAAATGA
- a CDS encoding serine/threonine dehydratase — protein sequence MTGQKTSSPRQRPVSRVYRSDVRAARRRLAGRIRRTPVFHTSVSGPDGPVPVTLKLEHLQHGGTFKARGSFNALLESGEHTDHVVIASGGNAGIAAALAAAALGKTCTVVVPESAPHTKVAAMWSYGAEVLWHGTTYAEAYDYATELAVERQALQLHAYDLPAVVSGAGVVGLEIEEQVRGRPPVLVAVGGGGLVAGIAAALGRRQRVIGVEPEGVPTLHAAVTARRPVEVEVSSIAADALGASRIGDIAFDIVRRYDVGSVLVSDDAIADAREYLWREFRMVVGLAGATALAAIRSGAYVPAPGERPVVVLCGANTDLTTF from the coding sequence ATGACCGGCCAGAAGACCTCCTCGCCGCGGCAACGACCCGTTTCCCGGGTGTATCGCTCCGACGTGCGCGCGGCCCGCAGGCGGCTGGCCGGACGGATCCGCCGCACCCCGGTCTTCCACACTTCCGTCTCCGGCCCGGACGGACCGGTGCCGGTCACCCTCAAATTGGAGCACCTGCAACACGGCGGCACCTTCAAGGCGCGGGGCAGTTTCAACGCGCTGCTGGAATCGGGCGAGCACACCGACCACGTCGTCATCGCCTCCGGTGGCAATGCCGGGATCGCCGCGGCGCTCGCGGCCGCCGCGCTGGGCAAGACGTGCACGGTGGTGGTTCCGGAGTCGGCACCGCATACCAAGGTCGCGGCCATGTGGTCCTATGGCGCAGAGGTGCTGTGGCACGGCACCACCTACGCCGAGGCCTACGACTACGCGACCGAACTCGCGGTCGAACGCCAGGCTCTGCAACTGCATGCCTACGACCTGCCCGCCGTCGTCTCCGGCGCCGGTGTGGTCGGGCTCGAGATCGAAGAACAGGTCCGTGGCCGTCCGCCGGTCCTGGTCGCGGTGGGTGGCGGCGGGCTGGTCGCCGGTATCGCCGCGGCACTCGGCCGCAGGCAGCGCGTGATCGGGGTGGAGCCGGAAGGGGTGCCGACGCTGCACGCGGCGGTGACGGCCCGGCGACCGGTCGAGGTCGAGGTGTCGAGCATCGCGGCCGACGCACTCGGCGCCTCCCGGATCGGCGATATCGCCTTCGACATCGTGCGCCGCTACGACGTGGGATCGGTGCTGGTCAGCGATGACGCCATCGCCGATGCACGGGAGTACCTGTGGCGGGAGTTCCGGATGGTGGTCGGGCTGGCCGGGGCGACCGCGCTGGCCGCGATCCGCAGCGGGGCGTATGTGCCGGCGCCGGGGGAGCGGCCGGTCGTGGTGCTCTGCGGGGCGAATACCGATCTGACCACGTTCTAG
- the ssb gene encoding single-stranded DNA-binding protein translates to MYETFSTVVGTVATQPVTRELPGGEQVLTFRMASTSRRLDRDSGDWVDSGTLFLTVSCWRKLVAGVQASIGRGDPIIAHGQLRTNEYRTRDGVDRRDLEMRASAIGPDLSRCTAVVRRRHQAAHAEEPGMGNTAGHSGADGREHGGDGQQVAAEISAQAPPRTPDHEPVGA, encoded by the coding sequence ATGTACGAGACGTTTTCGACCGTGGTGGGGACCGTGGCCACCCAGCCGGTCACCCGCGAACTGCCGGGCGGTGAGCAGGTGCTGACCTTCCGGATGGCCAGCACCTCCCGCAGACTCGACCGCGATTCGGGCGACTGGGTCGACAGCGGCACCTTGTTCCTGACGGTGAGCTGTTGGCGCAAGCTGGTCGCGGGGGTGCAGGCCTCGATCGGGCGGGGCGATCCGATCATCGCGCACGGTCAGCTGCGGACCAATGAATACCGCACCCGCGACGGCGTCGACCGGCGCGATCTGGAGATGCGGGCCAGCGCGATCGGCCCGGATCTGTCCAGGTGCACGGCGGTGGTGCGGCGCAGGCACCAGGCCGCGCATGCCGAGGAGCCCGGGATGGGGAATACTGCTGGGCACTCAGGCGCTGATGGTCGAGAGCATGGGGGCGACGGGCAGCAGGTGGCCGCGGAGATCTCCGCGCAGGCACCGCCCCGGACTCCCGACCACGAACCCGTCGGCGCCTGA
- the ettA gene encoding energy-dependent translational throttle protein EttA, whose protein sequence is MAEFIYQMKKVRKAHGDKVVLDDVTLNFLPGAKIGVVGPNGAGKSSVLKIMAGLDQPNNGDAFLAPGATVGILQQEPPLNEEKTVRGNVEEGLGEVKVKLDRFNEIAELMATDYSDELMEEMGKLQEYLDHADAWDIDSQLEQAMDALRCPPPDEPVTNLSGGERRRVALCKLLLSKPDLLLLDEPTNHLDAESVLWLEQHLASYQGAVLAVTHDRYFLDNVAQWILELDRGRAYPYEGNYSTYLEKKAQRLEVQGKKDQKLQKRLKDELAWVRSGAKARQAKNKARLGRYEEMAAEAEKHRKLDFEEIQIPAGPRLGNVVVEVEHLDKGFGDRQLIKDLSFTLPRNGIVGVIGPNGVGKTTLFKTIVGLEQPDSGEVKVGETVKLSYVDQNRAGIDPKKNVWQVVSDGLDFIEVGNQEMPSRAYVSAFGFKGPDQQKPAGVLSGGERNRLNLALTLKQGGNLILLDEPTNDLDVETLGSLENALEQFPGCAVVISHDRWFLDRTCTHILAWEGDADNEAKWFWFEGNFEAYEANKIERLGPEAARPHRVTHRKLTRG, encoded by the coding sequence ATGGCTGAGTTCATCTACCAAATGAAGAAGGTTCGTAAGGCGCACGGCGACAAGGTCGTGCTCGACGATGTCACCTTGAACTTCCTTCCCGGCGCCAAGATCGGTGTCGTCGGCCCGAACGGCGCCGGTAAATCCAGCGTGCTGAAGATCATGGCCGGACTGGACCAGCCGAACAACGGCGACGCGTTCCTCGCCCCCGGCGCGACGGTCGGCATCCTCCAGCAGGAACCGCCGCTCAACGAGGAGAAGACGGTCCGCGGCAACGTCGAGGAAGGCCTCGGCGAGGTCAAGGTCAAGCTCGACCGGTTCAACGAGATCGCCGAGCTGATGGCCACCGACTACTCCGACGAGCTCATGGAAGAGATGGGCAAGCTCCAGGAGTACCTCGACCATGCCGACGCCTGGGATATCGACTCCCAGCTGGAACAGGCCATGGACGCGCTGCGCTGCCCGCCGCCGGACGAGCCGGTCACCAATCTCTCCGGTGGTGAGCGCCGCCGCGTCGCGCTGTGCAAGCTGCTGCTGAGCAAGCCCGACCTGCTGCTGCTGGACGAGCCGACCAACCACCTCGACGCCGAGAGCGTGCTCTGGCTCGAACAGCACCTGGCCTCCTACCAGGGCGCCGTGCTGGCCGTCACCCACGACCGGTACTTCCTCGACAACGTCGCGCAGTGGATCCTCGAGCTCGACCGCGGCCGCGCCTACCCGTACGAAGGCAACTACTCCACCTACCTGGAGAAGAAGGCCCAGCGTCTGGAGGTGCAGGGCAAGAAGGACCAGAAGCTGCAAAAGCGCCTCAAGGACGAGCTCGCCTGGGTGCGTTCCGGTGCCAAGGCGCGCCAGGCCAAGAACAAGGCGCGTCTGGGCCGCTACGAGGAGATGGCGGCCGAGGCCGAGAAGCACCGCAAGTTGGACTTCGAGGAGATCCAGATCCCGGCCGGGCCGCGCCTGGGCAATGTGGTGGTCGAGGTCGAGCACCTGGACAAGGGATTCGGCGATCGCCAGCTGATCAAGGACCTGTCGTTCACCCTGCCGCGTAACGGCATCGTCGGCGTCATCGGACCCAACGGCGTCGGTAAGACCACGCTGTTCAAGACCATCGTCGGGCTCGAGCAGCCCGACAGCGGTGAGGTGAAGGTCGGCGAGACGGTCAAGCTGAGCTACGTCGACCAGAACCGCGCGGGCATCGACCCGAAGAAGAACGTCTGGCAGGTCGTCTCCGACGGGCTCGACTTCATCGAGGTCGGCAACCAGGAGATGCCCTCGCGCGCCTACGTCAGCGCGTTCGGCTTCAAGGGCCCCGACCAGCAGAAGCCGGCGGGCGTGCTCTCCGGTGGCGAGCGCAACCGCCTGAACCTGGCGCTCACCCTCAAGCAGGGCGGCAACCTGATCCTGCTCGACGAGCCGACCAACGACCTCGACGTCGAGACGCTGGGCTCGCTGGAGAACGCGCTCGAGCAGTTCCCCGGCTGCGCCGTGGTCATCTCCCACGACCGGTGGTTCCTCGACCGCACCTGCACCCACATCCTGGCCTGGGAAGGCGACGCCGACAACGAGGCCAAGTGGTTCTGGTTCGAGGGCAACTTCGAGGCGTACGAGGCGAACAAGATCGAGCGGCTCGGTCCGGAGGCCGCGCGGCCGCATCGCGTCACCCACCGGAAGCTGACTCGCGGGTAA